The Bernardetia litoralis DSM 6794 genome includes a window with the following:
- a CDS encoding glutamine synthetase III → MSHIRFEALKDAKNRPEVKVTPPSTRISDYFGANVFNNKAMQRYLPSTTYKKLNAAIEKGQKIDANLADAVASGMKAWAIQNGVTHYTHWFQPLRGTSAEKHDSFFRPSADGTPLEEFKGSTLVQQEPDASSFPSGGLRVTFEARGYTAWDPSSPAFIVESGGGKTLCIPSLFVSYTGEALDHKTPLIRSIDLLNRAATNVCRLFDRAVNKVTITLGVEQEFFVVDKALFYARQDLVLGGRTVLGDAPARGQQLDDHYFGAIPSRVKAFMQDFEIEALKLGIPITTRHNEVAPAQYECAPQFEEVNVAVDHNMVLMDVMSRVAERHSLKVLFHEKPFQGVNGSGKHNNWALSTDTGKNLLAPSNKPKENLQFLTFFVNTIKAVHEHADLLRASIASDSNDYRLGANEAPPAIISVFVGSQLDKVLNELEKTAKVEVGKGENMYIKLGIDKIPPILLDNTDRNRTSPFAFTGNKFEFRAVGSTANCSLPMMVLNTAVADQLTKFHAEVEKLEVEGEKRELAIVKVLRRYIKESKAVRFEGNNYSDEWAEEAKKRGLSNLRTTPEALTANITAKGKKLFIDNAILTEQEIEARQEIHLENYLHQVQIESRLIADLAVNHVIPSAVKYLGELTETIHRMQKIGLEDDLEMITDTARRIAKHINKATKLIKEMINERKKANLLDTEESATAYCNKIKPYFDTIRYETDKLEQFVDDEMWQMPKYRELLFVK, encoded by the coding sequence ATGTCACATATTCGTTTTGAAGCATTAAAAGATGCCAAAAATCGCCCTGAAGTAAAAGTAACTCCACCTTCTACTCGTATTTCTGATTATTTTGGTGCAAATGTTTTTAATAACAAGGCAATGCAACGTTATTTGCCTTCTACAACCTACAAAAAATTAAATGCAGCCATAGAAAAAGGTCAGAAAATAGATGCTAATCTTGCTGATGCTGTAGCTTCTGGAATGAAAGCATGGGCAATCCAAAATGGAGTTACACATTATACACACTGGTTTCAGCCATTGCGTGGCACAAGCGCAGAAAAACACGATTCATTTTTTCGTCCAAGCGCAGACGGAACTCCTTTAGAAGAATTTAAAGGCTCAACACTTGTTCAACAAGAACCAGATGCTTCTTCTTTTCCTAGTGGTGGTCTTCGTGTAACTTTCGAAGCTCGTGGTTATACAGCTTGGGATCCTTCATCTCCAGCCTTTATTGTAGAGAGTGGAGGAGGCAAAACGCTTTGTATTCCATCACTTTTTGTTTCTTATACAGGTGAAGCATTAGACCACAAAACACCTCTAATTCGTTCTATTGATTTATTAAATCGTGCTGCAACAAATGTTTGTCGCCTTTTTGATAGAGCTGTAAATAAAGTTACGATTACTTTGGGTGTTGAGCAAGAATTTTTTGTAGTAGATAAAGCTCTTTTTTATGCTCGTCAAGATTTGGTCTTAGGTGGTCGTACTGTTTTGGGAGATGCTCCTGCTCGTGGACAACAGCTAGATGACCATTATTTTGGTGCAATTCCTTCAAGAGTAAAAGCATTTATGCAAGACTTTGAGATTGAAGCATTAAAATTAGGAATTCCTATTACTACTCGTCATAATGAAGTTGCACCAGCTCAATACGAATGTGCGCCTCAATTTGAAGAGGTGAACGTTGCTGTTGATCACAACATGGTTTTGATGGACGTAATGAGCAGAGTGGCAGAACGTCATAGCTTAAAAGTTTTGTTTCATGAAAAACCATTTCAAGGAGTCAACGGAAGTGGAAAACACAATAACTGGGCATTAAGCACAGATACAGGCAAAAATTTGTTAGCTCCATCAAATAAGCCAAAAGAAAATTTACAATTCTTGACTTTCTTTGTAAATACAATTAAAGCAGTTCATGAGCATGCTGATTTGCTTCGTGCAAGTATTGCATCAGATTCAAATGATTATCGTTTGGGTGCAAATGAAGCTCCTCCAGCAATTATTTCTGTTTTTGTAGGTTCTCAGCTTGATAAAGTATTGAATGAACTTGAAAAAACAGCAAAAGTAGAAGTAGGCAAAGGAGAAAATATGTATATCAAATTAGGAATTGATAAAATCCCACCTATTTTATTAGATAATACAGATAGAAACCGTACATCGCCATTTGCTTTTACAGGAAATAAATTTGAGTTCCGTGCTGTTGGTTCTACTGCCAATTGTTCGCTTCCAATGATGGTTTTGAATACAGCAGTTGCAGACCAGCTTACAAAGTTTCATGCAGAAGTTGAGAAATTAGAAGTAGAAGGAGAAAAAAGAGAATTAGCTATCGTTAAGGTTCTTCGTCGTTATATTAAAGAATCAAAAGCAGTTCGTTTTGAGGGAAATAATTATAGTGATGAGTGGGCTGAAGAGGCAAAAAAACGTGGTCTTTCGAATCTTCGTACTACGCCAGAAGCTCTTACAGCTAATATTACTGCAAAAGGAAAGAAATTATTTATAGATAATGCAATCTTGACAGAACAAGAAATTGAAGCTCGTCAAGAAATTCATTTAGAAAATTATTTACACCAAGTTCAGATTGAATCTCGTTTAATAGCTGATTTGGCAGTAAACCATGTTATTCCTTCTGCAGTGAAGTATTTGGGTGAGCTTACCGAAACAATCCACAGAATGCAAAAAATTGGATTGGAAGATGATTTGGAAATGATTACTGATACAGCTCGTAGAATTGCCAAACACATAAATAAAGCTACAAAACTTATCAAAGAAATGATAAATGAGCGCAAAAAAGCAAATCTTTTGGACACAGAAGAAAGTGCAACTGCCTACTGTAACAAAATCAAACCTTATTTTGATACAATTCGTTATGAAACTGATAAACTAGAACAATTTGTGGATGATGAAATGTGGCAAATGCCTAAATATCGTGAACTTTTGTTTGTGAAATAA
- a CDS encoding enoyl-CoA hydratase/isomerase family protein, translating into MYTNYEVKNRIAFITLNRPEKRNAFSDELVKELKTNFSKAEKDENVKVVVLKAEGDVFCAGADLGYLQSLQTNSYQENLGDSSSLKDLYEQIYMLSKPTVAQVQGHALAGGCGLVSVCDFVFSVPKAKYGYTEVKIGFVPAIVMYFLIRKIGEARARHLLISGNLINAEKAEQYGIVTEIVEAENLEKTVLDFCQNICDTNSAQAMALTKQAILDVQEKTIPDALCYAAELNAKARMTDDCKKGIGAFLNKEKISW; encoded by the coding sequence ATGTACACAAACTACGAAGTCAAAAACCGAATTGCTTTTATTACGCTCAATCGTCCAGAAAAGCGAAATGCTTTTAGTGATGAATTAGTAAAAGAATTAAAAACGAACTTTTCAAAAGCAGAAAAGGATGAAAACGTGAAAGTTGTAGTTTTAAAAGCAGAAGGTGATGTTTTTTGTGCAGGAGCAGATTTGGGATATTTACAGTCTTTACAGACAAATTCTTATCAAGAAAATTTAGGGGATTCTTCCTCTTTGAAAGATTTATATGAACAGATTTATATGCTTTCAAAGCCTACTGTTGCACAAGTACAAGGTCATGCGCTTGCTGGTGGTTGTGGTTTGGTGTCAGTTTGTGATTTTGTTTTTTCTGTTCCAAAGGCAAAATATGGTTATACAGAAGTAAAAATTGGTTTTGTTCCTGCGATTGTGATGTATTTTCTGATTCGTAAAATTGGCGAAGCTCGTGCAAGACATTTACTTATTTCTGGAAATCTTATCAATGCAGAAAAAGCCGAACAGTACGGAATTGTTACCGAAATTGTAGAAGCCGAAAATTTGGAGAAAACTGTTTTAGATTTTTGTCAGAATATCTGTGATACAAATTCGGCTCAAGCGATGGCACTTACGAAACAAGCTATTTTGGATGTACAAGAAAAAACGATTCCTGATGCGCTTTGTTATGCTGCTGAACTTAATGCAAAAGCCAGAATGACAGACGATTGTAAAAAAGGAATTGGAGCTTTTTTGAATAAAGAAAAAATTAGTTGGTAG
- a CDS encoding DUF4112 domain-containing protein yields MKKQTELIKKELPKELEWIDKTSTVLDDIFKIPATNFRFGLDPVIGLLPIFGDFVGFAISASMVLAIVRHGVSLSVLIKILGNITFDYLVGLFPFLGDFLDVAYKSNRRNVDILKDYYTSGKHTESSKYVV; encoded by the coding sequence ATGAAAAAACAGACTGAACTTATAAAAAAAGAACTTCCAAAAGAATTAGAATGGATAGATAAAACATCAACAGTTTTAGATGATATTTTTAAAATTCCTGCTACAAATTTTCGTTTTGGACTTGACCCTGTGATTGGGCTTTTGCCTATTTTTGGTGATTTTGTAGGTTTTGCTATTTCGGCTTCTATGGTTTTGGCGATTGTTCGGCACGGAGTAAGTCTTTCTGTTTTGATAAAAATTTTAGGAAATATTACTTTTGATTATTTGGTTGGATTATTTCCTTTTTTGGGAGATTTTCTTGATGTTGCTTACAAATCTAATAGACGAAATGTAGATATTTTGAAAGATTATTATACCTCTGGAAAACATACAGAATCTAGTAAATATGTCGTTTGA
- a CDS encoding leucine-rich repeat domain-containing protein, which yields MGRTRISINDYTLFKDEISFLSDKTTMTKERILWENSNPKFRGVLLIAIKKHIKKIKSESLSKNQKVVKEIKLNDKLEDKEINLIFQFLKEIETIDLRDTAIESLEILAFFEKIEVLSISENPIITLDGIESLKKLRKLFCINTEIETVENLKNCKNLQELYCAKNQIKSLESLSKNEKLILINCRKTLITKKEVGKFLKSKPNCNVIRKGFLF from the coding sequence ATGGGTAGAACAAGAATTTCTATAAATGATTATACACTCTTTAAAGATGAAATTAGCTTTTTATCTGATAAAACAACAATGACTAAAGAGCGTATTTTGTGGGAAAATAGTAACCCAAAGTTTAGAGGTGTTTTGTTGATAGCAATAAAAAAACATATCAAAAAAATAAAATCTGAAAGTTTATCTAAAAATCAAAAAGTAGTAAAAGAAATCAAACTGAATGATAAACTGGAAGACAAAGAAATTAATTTGATATTTCAGTTTTTAAAAGAGATAGAAACTATTGATTTGAGAGATACAGCTATAGAAAGTTTAGAAATACTTGCTTTTTTTGAAAAAATAGAAGTTTTGTCTATTAGTGAAAATCCTATAATTACCTTAGATGGAATTGAAAGTTTAAAAAAACTAAGAAAGTTATTTTGTATCAATACAGAAATAGAAACAGTAGAAAATTTGAAGAACTGTAAGAATTTACAAGAGCTTTATTGTGCCAAAAATCAAATTAAGAGTTTAGAATCTCTATCTAAAAATGAAAAGTTAATTTTGATAAATTGTAGGAAGACATTAATTACCAAAAAGGAAGTAGGCAAGTTTTTGAAATCAAAACCTAACTGTAACGTCATTAGGAAAGGCTTTTTGTTTTGA
- a CDS encoding carotenoid oxygenase family protein: MQPLVSASREELDIELLVKEGQIPTDIYGHVFVNSSVGSVNSNGLPYPKTTPSGKANSEYGSPILNGDSMVFRFDFDKTGKVTLKSRLLKPPSYYADLASKQGTARHKKYGFSNMGISRISFELGASNLLSTALTPFKTKNEDCIRMLATSDLGRPFEIDINTLKVITPIGTNEQWQAKNVPFIDWVFPIHQTSAHPSFDPITKELFTVNYVKGSKNTASLIRIGEGLIQKRNAIKNHFKHAVLRANEVSKNEIYSYFTKLHSKADYNQSKINQDEEISFVTKTSTWIKNRFKNLTNLKTTTEPILYLMKWEGDEAIHIWKLTQENGTPINILQCMHQTSLSRDYILLIDASFKVGLDVLMNNPFPQNPNFNKILRELVASKQFPYTKMYIVRRQDLTEDTDVVKVKQFHIPIETIHFTTNYENPNGQVTFYTANNAGACLAEWVRYYDKIVNFPKDTPIEEGTAGILAVGEMDIARMGKFVVDVENEKFIKEKLYHNIGNIKQEENTEQPQKVGAHTWGVGLYTHRDIISESAPHSEIKHIYWQCSGIEHRRLTRFVYNSYKNYPNRIVPLKDIENYTLQEIPATLTCLDTEKMEIIDFYEFPRNNEIRALQFIPRKDTKINSAKKTIPSTDGYILCMMINGKGQKPNVDYEREIWIFDAANLQKGAICILHHPSLIYFFTLHSAWIPYLEKRKSDYQVNLRRDYQSQIEKLSSKKKRKELHKFMSEHVFPFFE, from the coding sequence ATGCAACCTTTAGTTTCTGCCAGCCGAGAAGAATTGGATATCGAACTTTTAGTCAAAGAAGGACAGATTCCAACTGATATTTATGGACATGTTTTTGTCAATTCTTCTGTTGGCTCAGTAAATTCTAATGGTCTGCCCTACCCAAAAACTACACCTAGTGGAAAAGCCAATTCTGAATATGGAAGTCCTATTCTAAATGGAGATAGTATGGTTTTTCGTTTTGATTTTGATAAAACAGGAAAAGTAACACTCAAATCTCGTTTACTCAAACCACCTTCTTATTACGCAGATTTGGCTTCAAAACAAGGCACAGCACGACATAAAAAATATGGCTTTTCGAATATGGGCATTTCTCGTATTTCCTTCGAATTAGGCGCAAGCAACCTATTAAGTACAGCACTTACACCTTTCAAAACAAAAAATGAAGATTGTATTCGAATGCTTGCCACTTCAGACTTGGGAAGACCCTTCGAAATTGATATAAATACATTAAAAGTCATTACACCAATCGGAACAAATGAGCAATGGCAAGCCAAAAATGTTCCTTTTATAGATTGGGTCTTTCCTATTCATCAAACTAGCGCACATCCTAGTTTTGACCCAATAACAAAAGAGCTATTTACAGTCAATTATGTAAAGGGTTCAAAAAATACAGCCTCCTTAATTCGGATTGGTGAAGGCTTAATTCAAAAAAGAAATGCTATAAAAAATCATTTTAAACATGCTGTTTTGAGAGCAAATGAGGTTTCAAAAAATGAAATTTATAGTTATTTTACCAAACTGCATAGTAAAGCTGATTATAATCAAAGTAAAATAAATCAAGATGAAGAGATTAGCTTTGTCACAAAAACTTCTACTTGGATTAAAAATAGATTCAAAAATCTAACTAATCTAAAAACCACAACAGAACCCATTTTATATCTTATGAAATGGGAAGGAGACGAAGCTATACATATTTGGAAACTTACACAAGAAAATGGAACACCTATTAATATTCTTCAATGTATGCACCAAACAAGCCTAAGCAGAGATTATATTTTATTGATTGATGCTTCTTTTAAGGTCGGTTTAGATGTTCTGATGAATAATCCATTTCCTCAAAATCCAAATTTTAATAAAATATTGCGTGAACTTGTCGCCAGCAAACAATTTCCTTATACCAAAATGTATATTGTCAGAAGGCAAGATTTGACAGAAGATACAGATGTAGTAAAAGTAAAACAATTTCATATTCCTATTGAAACAATACATTTTACCACCAACTATGAAAATCCAAATGGACAAGTAACTTTTTATACTGCCAATAATGCAGGAGCTTGTTTAGCTGAATGGGTTCGTTATTACGACAAAATTGTAAACTTCCCCAAAGACACGCCTATCGAAGAAGGAACAGCAGGAATTTTAGCTGTTGGAGAAATGGATATAGCACGAATGGGAAAGTTTGTAGTTGATGTAGAAAATGAAAAATTTATAAAAGAAAAACTCTATCACAATATTGGAAATATCAAACAAGAAGAAAATACAGAACAACCTCAAAAAGTAGGCGCACATACTTGGGGAGTGGGTTTATATACCCATAGAGATATTATTTCTGAATCTGCTCCCCATTCTGAAATAAAACATATTTATTGGCAATGTTCGGGCATAGAGCATCGCAGACTTACTCGTTTTGTGTATAATTCTTACAAAAATTATCCAAATAGAATTGTTCCTTTAAAAGATATAGAAAATTATACCCTACAAGAAATTCCTGCAACTCTTACTTGTTTGGATACAGAAAAAATGGAAATTATAGATTTTTATGAATTTCCTAGAAATAATGAAATTCGTGCTTTACAATTTATACCTCGCAAAGACACAAAAATAAACTCTGCAAAAAAAACTATTCCTTCTACTGATGGATATATTTTATGTATGATGATAAATGGTAAAGGACAAAAACCCAATGTAGATTATGAACGTGAAATATGGATTTTTGATGCTGCTAATCTTCAAAAAGGAGCTATTTGTATTTTACATCATCCTTCACTTATCTATTTTTTTACTTTACATTCTGCTTGGATTCCTTATTTAGAAAAACGAAAATCTGATTATCAAGTAAATCTAAGACGAGATTATCAAAGTCAGATAGAAAAGTTAAGTTCAAAGAAAAAAAGAAAAGAACTACATAAATTTATGAGTGAACATGTATTTCCTTTTTTTGAATGA
- a CDS encoding efflux RND transporter permease subunit — protein MFEQFLKRPVLAIVLSLVIIFLGVMSIYTLPTSQFPSIAPPMVMVSASYPGASAKTLTESVIIPLEQAINGVWGMRYMKSDATSAGEANIQIVFEPGSDPNQALVQISNRVEQVRNRLPELVQREGVIITPMMPSMLMYVNLYSTDKNANMKFLFNFAGVNMMPELQRIEGMGQARILGSRQYAMRVWLNPERMRAYKISPEDVMKSLEEQSVIGSAGRIGRGDGQRAEALEYVLAYSDRLNTEEEYQNVIIKANADGEILRLKDIATVALGSEYYDIYSTINGFPSAAIVLKQTYGSNASDVITDVKAKLEELKKTFPPGMEYEISYDVSSFLDASTENVVHTLRDAFILVALVVFIFLGDWRSTLIPTLAVPISLIGAFIFMQMFGLTINMITLFALVLAIGIVVDDAIVVVEAVHAKMEEENCSPYAAVQKVLKEISGAVIAITLLMTAVFIPIAFMSGPVGVFYRQFSITMASSIVLSGFIALTLTPVLCAMILKNNHGKIRKRTWLSRGLDGFNRGFDGLTNMYVRLLKRIAHKRLVTVILWLAFAGGIYGIASNLPTGFIPSEDQGMIYAIIQTPPGSTLERTNDMTNQLQALIKDVDAIQSVSTIAGYEVLTEGRGSNAATCIINLKPWSERHHTVTEVIHELEEISTQLPGATIEFFDPPAVPGYGAAGGFALQLLDKANTGDYELLQEVTNEFMEKLEKRKELSGVFTFYSANYPQYEIEIDNQLAMQKGVSIKDAMSTLSIFVGSTYEQGFIKYQRFFKLFVQASPEFRKLPEDVLNLWVKNDVGEMVPMSAFMKIHKTQGANEINRYNMYTSAGFSGVPAKGYSSGEAIEAIREEAKSLPNGFDIDWAALSYDEARRGNEAVYIFIVVLVFVYFVLAAQYESFIIPLAVIFSLPAGVFGSFLLVKSMGLANDIYAQVGLVMLVGLLGKNAVLIVEFAVQKQQQGSPVLEAAIEGAKVRFRPILMTSFAFIAGLIPLIMAHGAGAIGNKTIGASALGGMLFGTIFGVIIVPGLYYIFASIAKGKDLIRDEDKSPLSEDKHAMDDYSL, from the coding sequence ATGTTCGAACAATTCTTAAAACGACCTGTGTTGGCAATTGTGCTTTCACTTGTCATAATATTTTTGGGTGTAATGTCTATTTATACCCTTCCTACTTCTCAATTTCCATCTATTGCACCTCCAATGGTAATGGTTTCGGCTTCTTATCCAGGAGCTAGTGCCAAAACACTAACCGAATCGGTTATTATTCCATTAGAACAGGCAATTAATGGTGTTTGGGGAATGCGCTACATGAAATCAGATGCAACCAGTGCAGGTGAAGCAAATATTCAAATCGTTTTCGAACCTGGAAGCGACCCAAATCAAGCCTTAGTACAAATTTCCAACCGTGTAGAGCAAGTCCGAAATAGGCTTCCAGAGCTTGTGCAGCGTGAAGGTGTGATTATTACGCCTATGATGCCAAGTATGTTGATGTACGTAAACCTTTACAGTACAGACAAAAATGCAAATATGAAATTTCTTTTCAACTTTGCAGGTGTAAACATGATGCCTGAATTGCAGCGTATCGAAGGTATGGGACAAGCCCGAATATTGGGTAGTCGTCAGTATGCAATGCGTGTTTGGTTGAATCCTGAGCGTATGAGAGCTTATAAAATTTCTCCAGAAGATGTGATGAAATCTTTGGAAGAGCAAAGTGTTATTGGTAGTGCTGGTCGTATTGGTCGTGGTGACGGTCAGCGTGCAGAAGCATTAGAGTACGTTTTGGCTTATTCAGATAGGCTAAATACTGAAGAAGAATATCAAAATGTAATTATTAAAGCCAATGCAGATGGTGAAATATTACGCTTAAAAGATATTGCAACCGTAGCTTTGGGTAGTGAATATTACGATATTTATTCTACTATTAATGGTTTTCCATCAGCAGCTATTGTTTTGAAACAAACGTATGGTAGTAATGCAAGTGATGTAATTACAGATGTAAAAGCAAAACTAGAAGAACTCAAAAAGACTTTTCCTCCTGGAATGGAATACGAAATTAGTTATGATGTTTCTAGTTTCTTAGATGCTTCTACCGAAAATGTTGTACATACACTTAGAGATGCTTTTATTTTGGTAGCTCTTGTGGTATTTATTTTCTTAGGAGATTGGCGTTCTACACTTATTCCTACTTTGGCAGTTCCAATTTCACTCATTGGTGCATTTATTTTTATGCAAATGTTTGGATTGACTATCAACATGATTACACTTTTTGCCCTTGTTTTGGCAATTGGTATTGTTGTAGATGATGCCATTGTGGTTGTGGAAGCTGTTCATGCCAAAATGGAAGAAGAAAATTGCTCTCCTTATGCTGCCGTTCAAAAAGTATTAAAAGAAATTAGTGGGGCAGTTATCGCCATTACATTACTTATGACTGCTGTATTTATTCCAATTGCCTTTATGTCGGGGCCTGTTGGTGTATTTTATAGACAGTTTTCTATCACAATGGCGAGTTCAATCGTACTCTCTGGATTTATTGCACTTACACTTACGCCTGTTTTGTGTGCTATGATTTTGAAAAATAATCATGGAAAAATACGCAAAAGAACATGGCTTAGTAGAGGTTTAGATGGATTCAATAGAGGTTTTGATGGATTGACAAATATGTATGTTCGTTTACTCAAAAGAATTGCACATAAAAGGTTAGTTACAGTTATTTTATGGCTTGCTTTTGCAGGAGGTATTTATGGAATTGCTTCTAACTTACCTACTGGTTTTATTCCTAGTGAAGACCAAGGAATGATTTATGCAATTATCCAAACTCCTCCTGGTTCTACTTTGGAACGTACAAATGACATGACAAATCAACTTCAAGCTCTCATTAAAGATGTAGATGCAATTCAGTCAGTTTCAACGATTGCAGGATATGAAGTTTTGACAGAAGGGCGTGGTTCAAATGCTGCAACTTGTATCATCAACTTAAAACCTTGGTCTGAAAGACATCATACAGTAACCGAAGTAATCCATGAGTTAGAAGAAATTTCAACACAATTACCAGGAGCAACTATTGAATTTTTTGACCCTCCAGCAGTTCCAGGGTATGGCGCAGCAGGTGGTTTTGCTCTTCAACTTTTGGATAAGGCCAATACAGGTGATTATGAATTACTTCAAGAAGTAACAAATGAGTTTATGGAAAAACTAGAAAAGCGTAAAGAATTATCAGGTGTATTTACGTTTTATAGTGCCAATTATCCACAATATGAAATAGAAATCGATAACCAATTAGCAATGCAAAAAGGAGTTTCGATTAAAGATGCAATGAGTACATTATCAATTTTTGTTGGTAGTACTTACGAGCAAGGTTTTATCAAATATCAACGTTTCTTCAAATTATTTGTACAGGCTTCTCCAGAGTTTAGAAAACTACCAGAAGATGTACTTAATTTATGGGTAAAAAATGATGTTGGTGAAATGGTGCCTATGTCTGCTTTCATGAAAATTCATAAAACACAAGGTGCAAATGAAATTAACCGTTATAATATGTACACTTCGGCTGGTTTTAGTGGTGTGCCAGCAAAAGGATATAGTAGTGGTGAAGCAATTGAAGCAATACGAGAAGAAGCAAAATCGTTACCAAATGGTTTTGATATTGACTGGGCAGCTCTTTCTTATGATGAAGCAAGACGTGGAAATGAAGCTGTTTATATTTTTATTGTTGTATTAGTGTTTGTTTATTTTGTATTGGCAGCACAATATGAGAGTTTTATTATTCCTTTGGCTGTTATTTTCTCACTTCCTGCTGGTGTCTTTGGTTCGTTCTTACTTGTCAAATCAATGGGACTTGCCAATGATATTTATGCACAGGTAGGACTTGTCATGCTTGTAGGACTTTTAGGTAAAAATGCTGTTCTGATTGTAGAATTTGCTGTACAAAAACAACAACAAGGTTCTCCTGTCTTAGAAGCAGCAATTGAAGGAGCAAAAGTTCGTTTTAGACCTATTCTAATGACTTCATTTGCATTTATTGCTGGTCTTATTCCTTTGATTATGGCTCACGGTGCTGGTGCAATTGGTAACAAAACAATTGGTGCTTCTGCACTTGGAGGGATGCTTTTCGGTACTATATTCGGTGTGATTATCGTTCCAGGGCTGTATTATATCTTTGCTTCAATAGCAAAAGGAAAAGACCTGATAAGAGACGAAGACAAATCTCCATTATCAGAAGATAAACATGCAATGGACGATTATTCTTTATAG
- a CDS encoding efflux RND transporter periplasmic adaptor subunit: MNKILLGLMSLCAILFYTSCDSHKEKEEEEVTFLVTSPIKMDTSVIKNYVCQVHAIQHIELRALERGYLQDTYVDEGQAVKKGQAMFQIMPKLYEAETRKAQAEADFVEIEYKNTKRLADSSIVSPNELALAKAKLDKAQAELSLTQVHLGFTKIIAPFDGILDRLKVRKGSLLEEGELLTTLSDNSTMWVYFNVPEYEYLEYKEHEKKDSLMKVNLLMANNKLFKEEGYVKAIEADFNNETGNIAFRATFENPEGLLRHGETGNIQMTVPFKDAIIIPQKATFEILEKKYVFVVDKENVVHQTEIVVAGELPDLYVIQAGLKEDDKILLEGIRKVKNNDKIEFDYKDPKEVLDTLEVYVE; this comes from the coding sequence ATGAACAAGATATTACTTGGGCTTATGAGCCTATGTGCAATTTTATTTTATACAAGTTGCGATTCTCACAAAGAAAAAGAAGAAGAAGAAGTAACTTTTTTGGTTACAAGTCCAATAAAAATGGATACTTCAGTTATCAAAAATTATGTTTGTCAGGTTCATGCCATACAACATATTGAATTAAGAGCCTTAGAAAGAGGTTATTTGCAAGACACCTATGTAGATGAAGGACAGGCTGTCAAAAAAGGTCAAGCTATGTTTCAGATTATGCCAAAACTTTATGAGGCAGAAACAAGAAAAGCACAAGCAGAAGCTGATTTTGTAGAAATTGAATACAAAAATACGAAGCGTTTGGCTGATAGTTCTATTGTTTCTCCTAATGAATTAGCCCTTGCAAAAGCAAAATTAGATAAAGCACAAGCTGAATTATCTCTTACACAAGTTCATTTAGGTTTTACCAAAATTATTGCTCCTTTTGATGGAATCCTTGACAGATTAAAAGTAAGAAAAGGAAGTCTTTTGGAAGAAGGCGAATTACTTACTACACTTTCTGACAACAGCACAATGTGGGTTTATTTCAATGTTCCTGAATATGAATATTTAGAATATAAAGAACACGAAAAAAAGGATAGCTTAATGAAAGTAAATCTTCTTATGGCAAATAATAAATTATTCAAAGAAGAAGGTTATGTAAAAGCTATTGAAGCCGATTTCAATAATGAAACTGGTAATATTGCTTTTAGAGCTACATTTGAAAACCCAGAAGGCTTATTAAGACATGGCGAAACAGGAAATATTCAAATGACTGTTCCTTTCAAAGATGCAATTATAATCCCTCAAAAAGCGACTTTTGAAATATTAGAAAAGAAATATGTTTTTGTAGTGGATAAAGAAAATGTTGTACATCAAACAGAAATTGTTGTGGCAGGTGAGCTTCCAGATTTGTATGTGATTCAAGCAGGTTTGAAGGAAGATGATAAAATACTTTTGGAAGGAATTCGAAAAGTGAAAAATAATGATAAAATAGAATTTGATTACAAAGACCCAAAAGAAGTACTAGACACTTTGGAAGTCTATGTAGAATAA